In Fusobacterium perfoetens, one genomic interval encodes:
- the thiE gene encoding thiamine phosphate synthase: MRERIIIPQGIYGITGDNFAHGKSNLECVKAMIEGGIKIIQYRDKTKSIKEKVKEAREIRELCREHGVVFIVNDHVDIAILVDADGVHIGQDDMDPSDVRKLIGDNKIIGLSTHSEEQGMKAYLNPDVDYIGVGPIFPTTTKDTAPVGLGYLEYAVKNLHLPFTAIGGIKEHNLHEIISRGAKNVCLVSDIVGADDIAEKVRQLQKLIK, encoded by the coding sequence ATGAGAGAAAGAATAATTATTCCTCAAGGAATTTATGGAATAACAGGAGATAATTTTGCCCATGGAAAAAGCAATCTTGAATGTGTAAAAGCTATGATTGAAGGTGGAATAAAAATTATCCAATACAGAGATAAAACTAAATCAATTAAAGAAAAAGTTAAAGAAGCAAGAGAAATAAGAGAGTTATGCAGAGAACATGGTGTTGTTTTCATTGTAAATGACCATGTTGATATTGCTATTCTTGTTGATGCTGACGGAGTCCATATTGGTCAAGATGATATGGATCCAAGTGATGTAAGAAAACTTATAGGAGACAATAAGATAATTGGACTTTCAACTCACTCTGAAGAGCAAGGAATGAAAGCATATCTTAATCCTGATGTTGATTACATTGGAGTTGGACCTATTTTCCCAACAACTACAAAAGATACTGCTCCTGTTGGTCTTGGATATTTAGAATATGCAGTTAAAAATCTTCACCTTCCTTTTACAGCCATTGGAGGAATAAAAGAACATAACCTGCATGAAATAATTTCAAGAGGAGCAAAAAATGTCTGTCTTGTAAGTGATATTGTAGGAGCTGACGATATTGCTGAAAAAGTAAGACAACTTCAAAAACTTATAAAATAA
- a CDS encoding viroplasmin family protein — MAKKYYAYYIISSEIKGICDNWDKCKEIVQGNKARYKSFKTRDEAEKWLEAGAEYIKKEDIKKELPEGIYFDAGTGRGIGVEVRVTFKDGNSILNRYLPENRINEFGNFLMPLGSTNNMGELAGINFAIEIAVKEGMFNIYGDSSLVIDYWSKGFIKKDNVTPKTYELALKVKKKREFFESIGGTITHISGDYNPADLGFHK; from the coding sequence ATGGCAAAAAAATATTATGCATATTATATTATTTCTTCAGAAATTAAAGGTATATGCGACAATTGGGATAAATGTAAAGAGATTGTTCAAGGAAACAAAGCTCGTTATAAATCTTTTAAAACGAGAGATGAAGCTGAAAAATGGCTTGAAGCTGGAGCTGAATACATAAAGAAAGAAGATATAAAAAAAGAACTTCCAGAAGGAATATATTTTGATGCAGGAACAGGAAGAGGGATAGGAGTTGAAGTAAGAGTAACTTTTAAAGATGGAAATTCTATTCTTAATAGATATCTTCCTGAAAATAGAATAAATGAATTTGGAAATTTTCTTATGCCTCTAGGTTCAACAAATAATATGGGAGAACTTGCAGGAATAAATTTTGCAATAGAAATAGCAGTTAAAGAAGGAATGTTTAATATATATGGAGACAGTTCCCTTGTGATAGATTATTGGTCAAAGGGATTTATAAAGAAAGATAATGTAACTCCAAAAACTTATGAACTTGCATTAAAAGTAAAAAAGAAAAGGGAGTTTTTTGAAAGTATAGGAGGAACAATTACCCATATATCAGGAGATTATAATCCAGCAGATTTAGGGTTTCATAAATAA
- the thiS gene encoding sulfur carrier protein ThiS has translation MEIILNGKKIPLEKEMTVAEFIQNLGKEKNMNLSGAVVLIDDNVIKKADWDKSFVKAGAAVEVLAFVSGG, from the coding sequence ATGGAAATCATACTAAATGGTAAAAAGATTCCTCTTGAAAAAGAGATGACTGTGGCTGAATTTATTCAGAATCTAGGAAAAGAAAAAAATATGAACCTTTCAGGTGCTGTTGTTCTTATAGATGATAATGTAATAAAAAAAGCCGACTGGGATAAATCCTTTGTAAAAGCTGGAGCTGCTGTTGAAGTTCTTGCATTTGTATCTGGTGGATAA
- a CDS encoding TIGR02206 family membrane protein, producing MSHFGLFSTEHILSIGGYLLFYLIILFVSQFFSKKSFATVISCFIVIMKTAELVIRNGVYGETIQQLIPIHLCNVTLILAVITMIFPSKNVFQIIYYWSIGAVAAILFPDSRVGFPNFVGISFFVTHFFILFAVVYQMVYSGYRPTLKGFFASFVWINIFAGIVFKINEILGTNYMYINYKPAFQSPLDYFGPWPHYIIIVEIIYVVLGLLCYLPFRKRHFKYTNI from the coding sequence ATGAGTCATTTTGGTCTTTTTTCAACAGAACATATTCTGAGCATAGGAGGGTATCTTCTTTTTTATTTGATTATTCTTTTTGTGTCTCAGTTTTTTTCAAAAAAGAGTTTTGCAACAGTGATTTCATGTTTTATTGTCATAATGAAAACAGCAGAACTGGTAATAAGAAATGGAGTGTACGGAGAAACAATACAGCAGCTTATACCTATTCATCTTTGTAATGTGACATTGATTTTAGCTGTAATAACAATGATTTTTCCTTCAAAGAATGTTTTTCAGATAATTTATTATTGGTCAATAGGAGCTGTGGCAGCTATTCTTTTCCCTGATTCAAGGGTAGGTTTTCCTAATTTTGTGGGAATAAGTTTTTTTGTTACTCACTTTTTTATACTTTTTGCAGTAGTATATCAAATGGTTTATTCAGGATACAGACCTACACTTAAAGGATTTTTTGCTTCTTTTGTGTGGATAAATATTTTTGCAGGAATTGTATTTAAAATAAATGAAATTCTAGGAACAAATTATATGTATATAAATTATAAGCCTGCTTTTCAGTCACCACTTGATTATTTTGGTCCGTGGCCTCACTACATAATAATAGTAGAAATAATCTATGTTGTTTTAGGACTTTTATGTTATCTTCCTTTTAGAAAGAGACATTTTAAATATACAAATATATAA
- the thiF gene encoding sulfur carrier protein ThiS adenylyltransferase ThiF: MKIGIAGCGGIGSNVACHLVRAGVDHLKFGDFDKIEKSNLNRQFFFKNQIGLYKSKTLAENLSAINPEGEFQWEIIKFDRTNIKDFFAECDIVVEAFDKKENKAMLIEELLPMGKIIVSASGIGHWDTNKVSIKKIGKNLTVIGDFEKDTDDYKTYSHKVGMIAAIMAGTVLEKGGYL; this comes from the coding sequence ATGAAAATAGGAATTGCAGGCTGCGGAGGAATAGGTTCAAATGTTGCCTGCCATCTTGTAAGAGCAGGAGTTGACCATTTAAAATTTGGAGATTTTGATAAAATTGAAAAATCTAATTTAAACCGTCAGTTTTTCTTTAAAAATCAGATAGGACTTTATAAAAGTAAAACTCTTGCTGAAAATCTTTCTGCTATAAACCCAGAAGGAGAATTTCAATGGGAAATTATAAAGTTTGACAGAACAAACATTAAAGATTTTTTTGCTGAATGTGATATTGTCGTTGAGGCTTTTGACAAAAAAGAAAATAAAGCTATGCTTATAGAAGAACTTCTTCCTATGGGAAAAATTATTGTTTCTGCCTCTGGAATAGGGCATTGGGACACTAACAAAGTAAGTATAAAAAAAATCGGAAAAAATCTTACTGTTATAGGAGATTTTGAAAAAGATACTGATGATTATAAAACTTATTCTCACAAAGTGGGAATGATTGCTGCTATAATGGCAGGAACAGTTCTTGAAAAAGGAGGATATTTATGA
- a CDS encoding MerR family transcriptional regulator produces MKKFYTISEIAEFFNISRQTLIYYDKIDIFKPAFIDNENGYRYYSRDQFSGLNFIISLKNSGFSLNNIKEYFKSRNPEESLSFLKEKILDIEGKISELLKSKEAIEKKIYELNKIIESENPVPIIKELEKIKIIPVEVKYPYDIFEYEIAAKKLNNIVKDLPFETMKFFSSIFKENINYKSDLMINYIGAIIPLDFDYPNVKIIEGGTFVSMKHVDIYDNIKYTYRKLIDFIEEKGYKISGDSREISSDAIIFLGKGAGSYMEIQIPISYK; encoded by the coding sequence ATGAAAAAATTTTATACAATAAGTGAAATTGCAGAATTTTTTAATATTTCAAGGCAGACTCTTATATATTATGATAAAATAGATATTTTTAAGCCAGCTTTCATTGATAATGAAAATGGGTATAGATATTATTCAAGAGATCAATTTTCAGGACTTAATTTTATTATTTCTTTAAAAAATTCAGGATTTTCACTTAATAATATAAAAGAATATTTTAAAAGTAGAAATCCTGAAGAGAGCCTTTCTTTTTTAAAAGAAAAAATTTTAGATATAGAAGGAAAAATTTCAGAACTTTTAAAATCAAAAGAAGCTATTGAGAAAAAAATATATGAACTTAATAAAATTATTGAAAGTGAAAATCCTGTTCCTATAATAAAAGAATTAGAAAAAATAAAAATAATTCCTGTTGAAGTGAAATATCCTTATGATATTTTTGAATATGAAATTGCTGCTAAAAAACTTAATAATATTGTAAAAGATTTACCTTTTGAAACTATGAAGTTTTTTTCTTCCATTTTTAAAGAAAATATAAATTACAAAAGTGATTTAATGATAAATTATATTGGAGCAATAATTCCTTTGGACTTTGACTATCCAAATGTGAAAATTATTGAAGGAGGAACTTTTGTTTCAATGAAACATGTGGATATATATGATAATATAAAATATACTTATCGTAAGTTGATAGACTTTATAGAAGAAAAAGGCTATAAAATAAGTGGAGATTCCAGAGAGATATCTTCAGATGCAATTATATTTTTAGGAAAAGGGGCAGGAAGTTATATGGAAATACAAATTCCTATTTCATATAAATAA
- the thiH gene encoding 2-iminoacetate synthase ThiH translates to MGFYDVITQWKDFDFERYFAEVTDDDVLNSIYKEKLTEYDLLNLLSPKAKNHLERMARRAQEIKTQHFGNVISLYMPIYISNFCTNNCAYCGFSKKNHIVRKHQNLEEIEEEAKEIAKQGVEHILMLTGEAHGLVTLEYLKDAVKVLKKYFNSVSIEVMPLEEWEYKELADIGVDGLTVYQETYDEEIYDKVHLSGKKKDYHFRLNTPERGAKAGLRTIGIGPLFGLSEIKKEAFFAGLHLKYLTDKYLNSSFAISLPRINPAEGGFQPDHPLDDITFVQFMTAFRLFQVKADINISTREIASFRDHLMHMGITKMSVGSKTDVGGYTEHDPSTCQFEISDNRSAEETIQAIRDNGFQPIYKDWQQIK, encoded by the coding sequence ATGGGATTTTATGATGTCATTACACAGTGGAAAGATTTTGACTTTGAAAGATATTTTGCAGAAGTTACTGATGACGATGTTCTTAACAGTATCTATAAAGAAAAACTTACTGAGTATGATTTATTAAATCTTCTTTCTCCAAAAGCAAAGAATCATCTTGAAAGAATGGCAAGAAGAGCTCAGGAAATTAAAACACAACATTTTGGTAATGTTATTTCTCTTTATATGCCTATATATATTTCAAACTTCTGTACAAATAACTGTGCTTACTGTGGATTCTCAAAGAAAAACCATATTGTAAGAAAACACCAAAATCTTGAAGAAATTGAAGAAGAAGCAAAGGAAATTGCAAAACAAGGTGTTGAACATATTCTTATGCTTACAGGAGAAGCACATGGACTTGTTACTTTAGAATATTTAAAAGATGCTGTAAAAGTTCTTAAAAAATATTTTAACTCTGTCTCAATAGAAGTTATGCCTCTTGAAGAATGGGAATACAAAGAATTAGCTGATATTGGTGTAGATGGACTTACTGTTTATCAAGAAACTTATGATGAAGAAATTTATGATAAAGTTCACTTATCAGGTAAGAAAAAAGATTATCATTTCCGTCTTAACACTCCTGAAAGAGGAGCTAAGGCAGGACTTAGAACAATAGGAATAGGACCTCTTTTTGGACTTAGTGAAATTAAAAAAGAAGCTTTCTTTGCTGGACTTCATTTAAAATATTTAACAGATAAATATTTAAATTCATCTTTTGCTATTTCACTTCCAAGAATTAACCCTGCAGAAGGAGGATTCCAACCTGATCATCCATTGGACGATATCACTTTCGTTCAGTTTATGACTGCATTCAGACTTTTCCAAGTAAAAGCTGATATAAATATTTCTACAAGAGAAATTGCAAGTTTCAGAGATCACTTAATGCATATGGGAATTACAAAAATGTCTGTAGGTTCAAAAACAGATGTTGGAGGATATACTGAACATGATCCGTCTACATGCCAATTTGAAATAAGTGACAACAGAAGTGCTGAAGAAACTATTCAAGCTATAAGAGACAACGGATTCCAGCCTATATATAAAGACTGGCAGCAAATTAAATAA
- a CDS encoding thiazole synthase, whose product MDKLVLKGHEFESRLLTGTGKFSDKNLIAPMLEASKSNIITMALRRINFENPKENILNYIPKHITLLPNTSGARNAEEAVKIARIAREAGCGDFIKIEIINDMKYLMPDNEETVKATKILADEGFIVLPYIMPDLITAKKLEEAGAAAVMPLGAPIGSNKGLLTKPLIEMLNDNKRLPIIVDAGIGAPSQAAEAMEMGVDAVLVNTAISTAEDPVMMGKAFAMAVEAGRMAYLAKLAKTSKYANASSPLTDFLFRGDK is encoded by the coding sequence ATGGATAAATTAGTTTTAAAAGGACATGAATTTGAAAGCAGACTGCTTACAGGAACTGGTAAGTTTTCTGATAAAAATCTTATTGCCCCTATGCTTGAGGCAAGTAAATCAAACATAATCACTATGGCACTTAGAAGAATAAATTTTGAAAATCCAAAAGAAAATATTCTTAACTATATACCAAAACATATAACTTTACTTCCAAATACTTCAGGAGCAAGAAATGCAGAAGAAGCTGTTAAAATTGCAAGAATTGCAAGAGAAGCAGGATGTGGAGATTTTATAAAAATTGAAATTATAAACGATATGAAATATTTAATGCCTGATAATGAAGAAACTGTAAAAGCTACAAAAATCCTTGCTGATGAAGGATTTATAGTCCTTCCTTACATTATGCCTGACCTTATCACAGCAAAAAAACTTGAAGAAGCTGGAGCTGCTGCTGTAATGCCTCTTGGAGCACCAATAGGATCAAATAAAGGGCTTCTTACAAAACCATTAATAGAAATGCTTAATGATAACAAAAGACTTCCAATTATTGTTGATGCAGGAATAGGAGCTCCTTCACAAGCTGCTGAAGCTATGGAAATGGGAGTTGACGCTGTTCTTGTTAATACTGCAATTTCAACTGCAGAAGATCCTGTTATGATGGGAAAAGCGTTTGCTATGGCTGTTGAAGCTGGAAGAATGGCTTACCTTGCTAAACTTGCAAAAACTTCTAAATATGCAAATGCATCTTCACCTCTTACAGACTTCTTATTCAGAGGTGACAAATAA